A stretch of Telopea speciosissima isolate NSW1024214 ecotype Mountain lineage chromosome 11, Tspe_v1, whole genome shotgun sequence DNA encodes these proteins:
- the LOC122645623 gene encoding reticulon-like protein B21: protein MDVIRRRAAARNSVVAGSVWEIRMKCDEVKGGIKVFNGEENFEEGGGDDKGLQFYTPLKRNQIGGTTARRKTWNDRTPFQIRKTRLELKKFSDESCKELNMSVDSIEENQIQMRKTRSETHRVSDECCKGLDMSVGFNSPRRLWMDDDGIDADGEEEGEDEEDDLEIEVEKKTYDDKEVNLAEQKKSIDISEQKLKEIEEEIKKVHQIPRKPIPISANVKKELSPVINPPAFDLTKAKKVVNEEKKVRQMREKPKHVFSRVNKQQTSVRFPPLIDPSLRKAPPIADSKVFDRIPETPNKLQNIVDLVMWRDISKSAFAFGVGSFFLFLSSFTTEFNFSLISAISYMGLVYLAALFLYKSILCRGIAVDKSNQDYIVGEEEAILLLRRILPYLNEFLLTLKGLFSGDPASTMKVAVLLFILARYGSSITMWEMAKLGFFAVFTVPKVCSSYSSQLIALGKFWIRRIRDAWHSCPHKKAVAAAVFILKWNFSSVVVRIWGVFMLFVAVRYYQESLLTKDCGDEEMREGEDSSWREGECVGQR, encoded by the exons ATGGATGTTATTAGACGAAGAGCAGCGGCTAGAAATTCTGTGGTTGCTGGATCTGTTTGGGAGATTAGAATGAAGTGCGATGAAGTCAAAGGTGGGATTAAGGTCTTCAATGGCGAAGAGAATTTTGAGGAAGGCGGTGGTGATGATAAAGGGCTTCAGTTTTATACGCCGTTGAAGCGGAATCAGATTGGTGGAACGACGGCGAGGAGGAAGACGTGGAATGACAGAACCCCCTTTCAGATTAGGAAGACGAGATTAGAACTGAAAAAATTTAGTGATGAATCTTGCAAGGAATTAAATATGTCTGTTGATTCAATTGAGGAAAACCAGATTCAGATGAGGAAAACAAGATCAGAAACGCATAGAGTTTCTGATGAATGCTGTAAGGGGCTTGATATGTCTGTTGGCTTCAATTCTCCTCGAAGGTTATGGATGGATGATGATGGAATTGATGCTGAtggagaggaggaaggagaagatgaagaggatgatTTAGAGATTGAGGTAGAGAAGAAGACTTATGATGATAAGGAAGTCAACTTAGCAGAACAGAAGAAATCCATTGACATATCAGAACAGAAActcaaagaaatagaagaagaaataaagaaggttCACCAGATTCCTCGAAAGCCAATACCcatttcagcaaatgtgaagAAGGAGCTATCTCCGGTAATCAATCCGCCGGCTTTTGATCTCACAAAAGCCAAGAAAGTTGtgaatgaagagaagaaagttCGTCAGATGCGAGAAAAACCCAAACACGTCTTTTCAAGAGTGAATAAACAGCAAACCTCTGTTAGATTTCCACCTCTAATTGATCCTTCTCTCAGAAAAGCACCGCCAA TTGCAGATTCAAAGGTGTTCGATAGAATTCCAGAGACACCAAACAAGTTGCAGAACATTG TGGACTTGGTGATGTGGAGAGACATCTCAAAATCAGCTTTTGCTTTTGGAGTGGGATCGTTCTTCCTGTTCTTATCATCCTTCACCACAGAGTTTAATTTTAG CTTGATTTCTGCAATTTCCTACATGGGGCTTGTCTATCTTGCTGCACTCTTTTTGTATAAATCAATTCTATGCAG GGGAATAGCTGTGGATAAATCAAACCAGGATTATattgttggagaagaagaagcaatttTGTTACTAAGACGAATCCTTCCTTACTTGAATGAGTTCCTGTTGACTCTCAAGGGCCTCTTCTCAGGAGACCCTGCCTCTACAATGAAG GTAGCAGTATTGCTGTTTATTTTGGCTCGATATGGAAGCTCCATAACCATGTGGGAGATGGCCAAATTGG GTTTCTTCGCAGTCTTCACAGTCCCAAAAGTTTGCTCTTCGTATTCCAGCCAACTCATAGCTTTAG GGAAGTTTTGGATCAGACGAATTAGGGATGCTTGGCATTCGTGCCCCCACAAGAAAGCCGTGGCAGCTGCCGTTTTTATCCTCAAGTGGAATTTCTCTTCCGTCGTGGTCCGCATTTGGGGAG TGTTCATGTTGTTTGTGGCCGTTCGATATTATCAAGAATCATTATTAACTAAGGATTGTGGAGACGAAGAaatgagagagggagaagattCCAGTTGGAGGGAAGGAGAGTGTGTGGGGCAGAGATAA
- the LOC122645634 gene encoding probable WRKY transcription factor 40 — MDDEHYTSLAEKVQVLEAEMKRLHKENERLRFSLQMMSKKFRLLQETAVAVADENGSSEDSNKRARNEVAKTKMSRVLIRTDPRDLSLVVKDGYHWRKYGQKVTKDNPSPRAYFRCSMFPSCPVKRKVQRCVEDKSILVATYEGEHNHEVIEAPSSFTDFQDCTIMASTTNSHNFFLNDLNLSQPNTTLGLALPQVYEGSRKRPCHDSMDNYRINEEYVASLTRDPNFTAALAVAVARSIVPPP; from the exons gTGCAAGTTCTGGAAGCAGAGATGAAGCGTCTACACAAAGAGAATGAGAGGCTCAGGTTTTCTCTTCAGATGATGAGCAAGAAGTTCCGGCTTCTTCAAGAAACAGCTGTGGCTGTTGCTGACGAGAATGGCTCAAGTGAAGACTCCAATAAGAGGGCTAGGAATGAAGTTGCTAAAACAAAGATGTCTCGAGTCCTCATTAGAACCGATCCGAGGGACTTAAGTCTT GTAGTGAAAGATGGATACCACTGGAGGAAATATGGACAGAAGGTTACTAAAGATAACCCATCACCCAGAGCTTATTTCAGGTGTTCCATGTTTCCTTCTTGCCCTGTCAAGAgaaag GTGCAGAGATGTGTAGAGGACAAGTCTATATTGGTTGCAACATATGAAGGAGAGCATAACCATGAGGTTATTGAAGCTCCAAGTAGCTTTACAGATTTTCAAGATTGCACAATCATGGCATCAACTACCAATTCCCATAATTTTTTCCTTAATGATCTTAATCTTTCTCAACCAAATACAACCCTTGGTTTAGCTCTTCCTCAGGTTTATGAAGGCAGCAGAAAAAGGCCTTGCCATGATTCCATGGATAACTACAGAATTAATGAAGAATATGTAGCTTCCTTAACCAGAGATCCTAACTTTACAGCAGCTTTAGCAGTTGCAGTTGCACGATCAATTGTGCCCCCTCCCTGA